Proteins encoded within one genomic window of Vidua macroura isolate BioBank_ID:100142 chromosome 2, ASM2450914v1, whole genome shotgun sequence:
- the LOC128804355 gene encoding olfactory receptor 52I2-like → MASDSFNRSSSSFILVGVPGLEAFSTCLGILFCSAYVLAMVGNGAVLLVLGLDKTLQAPTHCFLAMLAATDVVMVTSVVPKMLGVFWLGSAEIGSTACFVQMFLVHSATAEESGVLLAMAVDRYVAICHPLRYHGLLNGRRVSQIGLAVVLRAVLCMVPLTGLLTSVPYCGSRLVPHSYCEHVAVASLACAGPGASGLYSVAVSSLLVGMDVAFIAASYGLILRAVLGKESLGKALSTCGCHLCVVLLFYVPGIASIYCQRFPGAVPAPARVLLADLYVAVPAALNPLVYGVRSGQIRRALLTTLLPRKACA, encoded by the coding sequence ATGGCTTCTGATTCCTTCAACAGGAGCTCCTCCTCCTTCATCCTGGTGGGTGTCCCTGGCCTGGAAGCTTTCTCCACCTGCCTGGGCATCCTTTTCTGCTCGGCCTACGTCCTTGCCATGGTAGGAAACGGGGCGGTTTTGCTGGTCCTGGGGCTGGACAAGACCCTGCAGGCCCCCACCCATTGCTTCCTGGCCATGCTGGCGGCCACCGACGTGGTCATGGTGACGTCCGTCGTGCCCAAGATGCTGGGCGTGttctggctgggctctgctgagaTTGGCTCCACGGCCTGCTTTGTGCAGATGTTCCTGGTTCACTCCGCGACGGCTGAGGAGTCGGGGGTGCTGCTGGCCATGGCCGTCGACCGCTACGTTGCCATCTGCCACCCTCTCAGGTACCACGGGCTCCTGAACGGCCGGCGCGTGTCCCAGATCGGCCTGGCCGTGGTGCTGAGGGCTGTCCTCTGCATGGTGCCCCTGACGGGGCTGCTGACGTCCGTGCCCTACTGCGGCTCCCGCCTGGTGCCCCACTCCTACTGCGAGCACGTGGCCGTGGCCAGCCTGGCCTGCGCCGGCCCCGGGGCCAGCGGCCTCTACAGCGTGGCCGTGTCCTCCCTGCTGGTGGGGATGGACGTGGCTTTCATTGCCGCGTCCTACGGGCTGATCCTGAGAGCCGTCCTGGGGAAGGAGTCCCTCGGGAAGGCCCTGAGCACCTGCGGGTGCCACCTGTGCGTGGTGCTGCTGTTCTACGTGCCCGGGATCGCGTCCATCTACTGCCAGCGGTTCCCTGGCGCCGTGCCCGCGCCCGCGCGGGTCCTGCTGGCCGACCTGTACGTGGCCGTGCCCGCCGCGCTCAACCCGCTGGTGTACGGCGTGAGGAGCGGGCAGATCCGCCGGGCCCTGCTCACAACGCTCTTGCCCAGGAAGGCCTGTGCCTGA